The segment TAAGATTCGCCTGGATCAAGGTTTTGATCTTGCTGTAGAGTGTTTGCCATGGCGAGATCGACGATCGCTTTTGTTTCAATCCAATCAAGGGATAAGACGGCTTTAATTTCAGGGCGTGAGGCATTGCTGAGTTCTTGTGCAACGACATCGGGAATCAGAACTTTGCCATAGATGCTCTGAAGTAACCAAAGATGATTGACGATCGCTAAGTTTCCAATCGCGGAGGTGTCGCTAACGATGATCATAGCCAGCCGCGTTCTTGAAGATGTTGCACGTCTTGTTGGAATTCTTCAACATCGTAATGGATGCAGATGCCGCGATCGCCGATTAGCTTTTGGAAGTCCATGATGTGCATTCCTGCGATTTTGCTGGCGCTGCCGAGGCTGACGCGATCTTGCTGGAAAAGCGCAATTGCGAGTTCGCTGCGGAGTTCCGCTTCGCTGAGATGGAGAGAGTCGGGGATGTCGATCGTGATTTGCATGATTTAGGCTCCTTGGTCAGGGGTTTCACTCATTTTATCGAGATAGGTAATTGCTGCTTTTGACCAGACGCTTTCTTCGAGGTAGTGTTTGGCGATTTCTGCGAGGGTGGCTTTGATGGCTTGGAGATGACGCTCTGGATTGAGCAGTTGTTGGCGGAGGGTGACGAGGGGATGAGTTGTGGAGTGTTGAATCTTGGTAAATTCTGCATCGAGAATGGTGAGGGCTTGAGATTCGGTCTTGACTTGGGGATGTTGCGTTTGGAGTTGAGTGAGGAGAAGTGTGAGGTCAGCGATCGCTTTTTTGATTTCGGGATCTGTGGGATGGGTGTTTTCGATGTAGGTGTTCACTTGCTCAAAGATTTGAACTTTCTGAGCGTTGGAGAAGTTGTATTTAGATGAGTTGCTCATGATAGTTTGTTTAACCTCGGTAACGTTGGGATAGTTATTGATGATTGTGTGTGTGAGATCGCTGTTTTGTGGAATTTGTCGATCGATTTTCTGTGGTTCCAAATAGGCTTGATAAACTTCATAGTTGTAGAATTTACATCGTTCCTGAATCTCCAGAATGGAATCTAGAGGGTTAAATAGACCATTGTCTCGAAAATCAGTTTGTAAGAGATTTGATAAGTATTTCAGTTGTTCTGGCTTCCCCAAATCGCTCATAAGTTTCGCAGCTCTCCAACTGATCGTCAAATCTTGACTTGATAGGGCATCAAGAAGATATGGAAGTGTAATGTCGAAGCTAGAGCTTCCCAAAGCAATGGCAGCGGCATGACGAACTGTAGTATCTCTACTGTTTAAAGCCTCCAGAAGCATAGAAGATTTGATTTCAAAATCAGTCCTGGAGAGTGCTTCTAAAGCACTTGATTGAACTTCTTCATTAGAATTTGCTAAAGCTTCAACTAAAATATAAATTGCTTGTGGAGTACCGATCTTTTGTAATCCGAAAGTGATTGAGGATGCAATACTGACTCTATTGTTCAGTATTGTTTTGTCGTTTAACAATTCCTGCAATGCACAAATAGCTTTGTCTCCTCCTATTTTTGCAATTGCATCAATTGTCTCGCCTATAGAAAGAAGACCAGGAAGTAAGCTCTTGCTACCCAAGTTCTTTACTAAATTGACTAAATGGGGAATATCAGTTTCATCACTTATATCTCCCAGAATCTTTATTAATTGAGAGTAAGAAAAATCTTTGAATGTAAACATATCCGAATCTGCATTCCTGAAAGCTTCCTCAAACAATATAGATTTTGCAGTTTTGCTACCTATTTCTCCAAGTGCTTGAATTACTCTAAAATCTGTGAAGGGATTGTTAGTCGATAGTTGCTCTCGTAAAAATGGAATTGCATGGTCAGATTTTGTAAAACCTAGAAGTCTGATTCTCAGCGTTTGAGAAGGTGTTTTGCTGTTAAGTAAGGCAATATTGATGTTTTGTAGTTCTGGTTTGGTATGCTTAATGAGTTTTGCTCCAAACACTAAATCAATTGATACCGCTAGTTCAATCAGTCTTAAGACTTGTACTTCATCCTCTGCTAAGGATAATGCCATTGCTGTAGGTTCTGTCCACTTTAGATAGTTGAGATACTCTTTCTTCAGCGTCTCATCGTTTAGCCTTGGCAACTGCTCTAACAATGCCTCCGCTGCGTAATATTCCTGAATCAGTTGATGGCGAAATTCTAGTTCTTCCTGATTCGTTCCTGCTTGGATCAGATGATGCTTTTGCAAATCTCGCAAACACTTTCGCGTAAAGTCTTCAGCATAGGGTACTTTCTCCTCCAGAAATTGGGCGATCGCCCTAACCGCCGCCTCCCTGGAAATCGCCACCCGAAACTCCGTCGGCTTCTCCCCCTGCATCATCACCCAAGCTAACTGCTGAAGCACAGGCTTCCACCAAGCCTTATCGCTCTCAATTCGCACATCCTCTTTCAGATACTGCTCATACCCCTGCGTAAACCCCCGAAACACCAACCCCAAATTCTCAGGAATCGTCCCAGTTCGCTGAAACAAGCTACACAGCATCCACAGCAACAAAGGCGTTTGTCCCAACTCACGCAATCGAGCTTTTAACTGCCACAACATCTGTTCAGCTTGCTCTGGCACATAAGCCCGAACAAACTCCCGCATCTGAACTTCAGAAAGCGGCTGCATTTCTAGCTTCTTCTCAATTCCCAGATCGCCCCCGATGCTCAAATCTCGCGTGGTGAAGATCATCGGGAGTTTCGGATGATTGCGTCGAAAAGCGGAAAGCTGCGATCGAGCTTCTTCAGACGGCAACTCATTCACCCCATCAAACAGAATCAGCGCATTCTTCAGTGCTGTCTCAACCTGTTCAGCAGGCATCTCATGCCGAATCAATGAATCATGGATCAACTGCTCGATCGACCCTTGCCAGTAGCGCAATTCTACTAAGACAGGAATCCTTGCTTGCTGATTCGTCGCCTCTTCTAGCATGAGTCGCGCCAAAGCTGTAGACTTCCCCGATCCCGGTCGCCCGACTAATAAAACCTGCTGATCCGCATACTTCCGAAGCCCATCCAGCACGGAGAATCGCTCGACCTTCTCTTCTGTCTGTCGATCGCGCTCCTCCCGTTTCACCGTCTGCACCATCAAACCAAAGTCGAAAAACGGTGACGCTTCTCGCGACTGTCGTTGTTTTCCGGTCGCATCCGTTAGGGTATAGTACTCCCACCACTTGGCGTAAGTCGTGCGAATTGATGCGAAATAAGACTGGAAATCAAAAGTCATACAGAAGCGCGATCGCAAAACGCCATGTCTTTTATTCTACATCGCGCTTTTTTTCTGTTGCTCGATCGACCCTTCAAACAGGAGAACGGAGCAAGAAGAGTGGGGAGTAGGGAGGTACAAACAGAACCACTCCCCACTAAACTTAGAACAGCGATAGTAGCCGCAAATTCCATTCACCCAGGCAACCGCAATGCGACGCTCTGCCGAACTGATTAGATCTTAGATTTGACAAACGCAGCTAAGCGATCGAGTCCGCGCTCGATCGTATTCATATCCGTCGCGTAAGAGAAGCGAATATGATCGTCTGCGTCAAATGCAATTCCAGGAATTCCAGCAACTTTCTGTTCTGTCAGCAAACCATCACAAAACTCAAGCGAAGTCATGCCGAGCTGACTAATGTTGATAAACAGATAGAAAGCTCCATCCGGTTTTACACAAGTTAATTTGGGAATCGCAGTTACCCCGTCAAACATCACTTGTCGCCGCTCGGCAAAAGCTTGGCGCATCTTCTCGACACAATCTTGTGAACCTTCATACGCCGCGATCGCGCCATATTGAGCAAACGTACAGACATTCGAGGTGCTATGCCCTTGAATCTTCGTCACCGCTTTGATTAAATCCAGATTCCCCGCGAGATAGCCGACTCGCCAGCCCGTCATCGAATAAGCTTTGGCAAATCCATGACTGATAATTGTGCGCTCAAACGCTTCTGGACTGACAGCCCCAATGCTCAAATGCTCTGCACCGTCATAGAGCAAGCGCTCATAGATTTCGTCTGAAACCACGTAGATATTTTTCTCAACGATCACTTGAGCGATCGCGCGAATCTCATCTGGGGTGTAAACCATGCCCGTAGGATTTGAGGGCGAGTTGAGAATGAAAAGCTGCGTCTTATCTGTGATCGCTTGGCGCAACTGCTCTGGCGTAATTTTGTAGCCTGTTTCAGCCGTCGTTTTGACGATCACAGGCACACCCCCCGCGAGTTTGACCATTTCGGGATAACTCACCCAATAGGGAGCGGGAATAATCACTTCATCGCCCGGATCAATCATTGCCATCATCAAGTTGTAGAGCGAATGTTTACCGCCATTCGTCACGATGATATTTTCGGGAGCATAGGAGAGTTGATTCTCGGTTTGCAGTTTGTGCGCGATCGCTTCTCTTAAGAGCGGTTCTCCAGCAGCAGGGCCGTATCGAGTTTTACCTTGTTTCAACGCATCAACCGCCGCTTGCTTGATATGGTCTGGTGTATCGAAATCGGGTTCGCCTGCGCTAAAGCTACAGACATCAATACCGTCACGCTTCATCGCCTTGGCTTTTGCGTCGATCGCGAGGGTGAGCGATGGAGTCACCTGACTTACTCTTCCTGCCAGTTTCATATCAGTTCCAGAACGCGGAGGTTAAATTAGGATTTAGATCTTAACGTGATCCCCTGATCTTAAATGCTAATTTTTTTGGGAATTCAGGTTTGAGAGCAGCCTAAATTTCTTGTTATCCTGATTAAACTTCATTGAGCTAAACGCTTATGAGTGATGATCACGCTCAGATTCTCAATCGCTATCGCAAATTAGACAAAATCAAGCGCCAAATCGTACAGGTGTTCTCGGTTATGTATGAACCGATATACCGTGCAGCTTGTTTGAAATGTCTCCAGCATGCGGGGATCAGAGAGGGTGGGAAAGTCTTGAGCGATGCGATGCTGAAGACGAGACTCGATCGCTTAATTAATGATGAAATTTTAGTGCAAGTTTCAAACGGGTTTCAGTGCAATCCAGCGATCGTTGAAATTGCAACTCGGGACGCGATCGCAGACAACAAGTTTGAAACCCTGGTCGCCGCGATTGAGGCAGTGAATCCCATTCAAGTGCTCTCAGGCAGCGCTAAATATTTCAAGAATGAGCAACAGTTCTTGCGCGAATTTCGCATCGGCATCTATCGAAACGATCTCACCTACGCCAGTAAACAGTTTGAGCACTATTCTCGCTACAGCTTTAATCGAACAAAAATCACGATCGATGAAGCGATCTTTCAAGTCTGTAATCATCCATTCGATGCCAAATGGGTGCGCTCATTGCCACCACCCTTATATGAAACAGTCCTCCTCGGAATTTTGAATCATTCGGTGCAGCAATTCGTCCCCGCGAATGAGGCGTTTACGCTGCTTCAGGAAGATTGTCAGCAAAACAAGACTAAATTTAGTTGGCAACCGCTGCTTTTAGTCGAGCAACTGTTATTGAGAGGACAACTGGCTGAAGCACAATCTATTTTAGAACGCTTACCCGCAGAGCCAAGTGCCGCATTATCAGGATGGCTAAAAACGTTAAGTGGGGATTTCGAGACTGCGATCGCACAATATACGATCGGGCTTGCTGCCTTTCGCAAAGCTATCGGCAAACGCAAAGCCTATTTCAGCGGGCTACTTGGCATCTTTTTCATCTTGGCATTGCTAAAAGCGGGATCGACCGCTCAATTGAGTGAAGCTAAAACCTATGCAGGGATTGGAAAACAGGCAAAGAATTGGCTGAGTCCAACCTATGAAACGCTAGAGAAAATCATTCAGCTTCAGCAAGGAGACATTGGTCAGAAAGATTGGATTCTCGATTTAGCTCCTTATCGACATCAGCATGGCATCGAAACAATTGTGAATGCACTCGTCGTGTACTGGACAGACACATCGACTGCGAGATCCAGACTTTCAAGTGGACTCAGCGCTTTCTATGCTCAAGCTCAAGCCTCAGGCTATTACTGGGTCGCGCTAGAAGTTGCTATGTTACTCTCGCGATTCAAACCCAAGAGCGAATTTGTTGAAATTGCAGAACAACTTCAGCGATCGACCGAAATTGTTCCTTTAGTTGATTTAGTCAAGTCACTCGAACCTTGGGAGCTTTGCCTAAATGCATTGACAAACCTCAATCAAGCTCCCGTTGTTTCTGAACCTTCCGAAACAAAACAGCGCTTAGCTTGGTTTATCACAATGTATGCTAGCTCTTGGACAATTCAACCCAAAGAGCAATCTTTGAATGCAAAAGGCGAATGGGGAAAAGGTCGAAATGTTGCCTTGAAGCGTTTAGTGCGATCAAGTGAGGATTTTCCTTACTTAACCGAGCAAGATCAGAAAATTTGTGCTGGACTCAAAGCTTATTCATCAGGCGGATATTATGGACAGGTCGATTATCGATTTGACGAGAAAGCAATTCTAGGTTTAATCGGTCATCCCTATGTCTTTTGGGACGATGCACCAGGCACAAGGATTGAGGTAGTCCGAGGTGAGCCAGAATTGATTGTGAAAAAGGGAAAGCACGATCGCTTAACCTTAGAACTATCTCCAGCTCTCAAAGACAATCAAAGCATTTTATTAATCAAAGAAAGTCCAACTCGGCTGAAAATTATTGAACTGACGGCTGAGCATCGACGAATTGGAGAAATTCTAGGATCGCGCAACAAATTAGAAGTCCCTGAACAAGCGAAAGATCGAGTGCTCAATGCGATTCACGCAATCTCTGGACTGGTGACCGTTCATTCAGATATCGGTGGTGGTGTGAGTGCTGAAGAAGTACCTGCTGACCCAACTCCTAATTTTCATCTTCTGCCTGCACGATCCGGGCTGAGAGTTGCCGTATTAGTTCGTCCCTTTGCAACGGGTGGATCATACTATCGTCCTGGAATGGGCGGAGAAACTGTCATTGCAGAAGTCGAAGGTCAGCGATTACAGACTACACGAGACCTGAAGCTAGAACGAAAATTGGCAAATGATGCCATGCTCGACTGCGATATTTTAATGGAACATGAGCAAGAAGATGGCGAATGGCTCATTGAAGATCCAGAGGATTGTTTGGAGCTATTGCTAGAGCTTCAGGAATTGGGCGATCGCATTATTATTTCTCATCCCGAAGGTGAAAAGTTCCGCATTCGCCGCGAAGTTGGAATCGGCAATTTTCAGATGAAGATTCAACGCCAGCGAGATTGGTTTGAAGCCAGCGGTGAACTGAGAATTGACGAAGACTCAGTGCTGGAAATGCAACGGCTGTTAGAACTATTAGGACAATCGAACAGTCGATTTATTCGTCTAGAAGATGGTCAGTTTCTCGCACTCACCAAAGAGTTTCGCAAACGACTCGATGAATTTCGAGCGATCGCAGAACAGCAAGGCAAGAAAACCCGATTTCATCCACTTGCCGCAGTTGCGATCGAGGATTGGATCGATGAAATTGGCGAACTAGAAGCCGATCGATATTGGCAAAAACACATTCAAAAACTCAAAGAAGTAGAATCTCTCGATCCGGTTCTTCCTTCAACCTTACAAGCCGAACTTCGCGACTATCAAATCGAAGGATTTCGCTGGATGGCAAAGCTTGCTCACTGGGGCGTAGGAGCCTGTTTAGCCGATGGAATGGGATTAGGTAAAACGTTGCAATCGATCGCCTTAATCCTCACTCGTGCTGCGAATGGAGCAACGTTAGTCATCGCTCCAACTTCGGTGTGCTTGAACTGGATTAGTGAAGTTGAGCGTTTTGCTCCAACGTTGAATGTTGTGCAATTTGGAAGTGGCGATCGCCAAAAAGTTCTCGATCGTCTACAACCGTTTGACATTTTGATTTGCAGCTATGGCTTACTTCAGCAAGATGACGTTGCCCAAAAGCTAGCTCAAATCGAATGGCAAACCATTGTGCTCGATGAAGCTCAATCGATTAAGAACTTTGCAACTAAGCGATCGCAAGCTGCAATGAACCTCAGAGGCGGTTTCAAACTGATTACAACCGGAACCCCGATCGAGAATCACTTAGGCGAATTGTGGAATCTATTCCGATTTATCAATCCTGGCTTACTCGGTTCACTGGAGCAATTTAACGAACGTTTTGCGACTCCAATCGAACGATTTGAAGATAAACAAGCCCGAACTCGCTTAAGAAAACTGATTCAACCGTTCATCCTGCGCCGGACTAAAACCCAAGTCTTACAAGAACTACCTTCTCGAACTGAGATTGTCCTGCATGTCGAGTTAAGTCCTGACGAACGGCTTTTCTATGAAGCGCTGAGAAAAAGTGCAATGCAGCGTCTTGCAGAATCCGACGCAACTGCGGGACAAAAGCACTTGCAAGTCTTAGCTGAGATTATGAAGCTTCGTCGATCGTGCTGTAATACTCGATTAGTAACTCCCGACTCTCCACTTCCTAGTGCGAAGCTGCAACTGTTTAGCGAAGTGCTAGAAGAATTGCTTGATAACAAACATAAAGTTCTCGTCTTTAGTCAATTCGTCGATCATCTCAAGATTTTGCAAGAACTATTGAAAGAAAAAGCGATCGCTTATCAATACCTCGATGGCTCCACTTCAACCCCTGAACGCAAGAAGCGGATTAATGCCTTCCAAGCAGGTGAAGGCGATGTGTTCTTAATTAGCCTGAAAGCAGGAGGAACAGGACTCAATCTGACAGCCGCAGACTATGTGATTCATATGGATCCGTGGTGGAATCCAGCCGTTGAAGATCAAGCTAGCGATCGTGCACACCGAATTGGTCAGCAGCGTCCTGTGACAATCTATCGACTCGTGGCAAAAGACACGATCGAAGATAAGATTGTCGATCTCCATCAACACAAACGCGAGCTAGCAGATAGCTTACTAGAAGGCACAGAAGTCAGCGGCAAAATCTCGACCGATGAACTGCTTCACTTGATTCAAGAAGGTTAAATCAGTTCAAGCTTTGCCAGTACCAATCAAGCTTCTGAAGAGAATGCGATCGCAAAGCACTTTGACTTTAAGAGTAGCAATCGTTAGATTCTCGTTCAATTTCTGATGGCTCCGAATCACTCTGATGACTCCGAACAAGTCTCTGAGCAATATGGGCAAGAAATTCCTTCTTGATACAGAGGAGAGGCTTTTTCATCGGGAGAGATTGGATGTCCGCAGGCATAGCACATATCATACGAGCCATCTTTGACTCCTTGCGTCACTGCCACCCGTTGGTCAAACACAAAACATTCGCCCCGCCACAAGCTCTCCTCTAAAGGCACTTCTTCCAAATACTTGAGAATCCCGCCTTCCAAGTGATAGACCTGCTTAAATCCTTGAGACAGCAGATACGCCGAAGCTTTTTCGCAGCGAATTCCGCCTGTGCAGAACATTGCAACTTTCTGATGCTGAGTTGGGTCAAGCTGCGATCGCACATAGTCTGGAAACTGTCGAAACGAAGCAGTTTCAGGATCGATCGCCCCTTCAAAACTGCCGACACTGACCTCAAATCGATTGCGCACGTCAATCACGATCGTCTCAGGATCAGAAATCACCGCATTCCACTCTTGCGGTTTCACATAGGTTCCAACTTGCTGAGTCGGATCGACTTCAGGAATGCCTAAGGTGACGATTTCTTTTTTGAGTTTGACCTTCAAGCGATCGAACATCCGCGATTCGGTTTCAGATTCTTTCACGTTCAGGTCAGCAAATCTTGAATCGCTGCGGAGATAGTCGAGAACTTGAGCGATCGCAGGTCTTGATCCCGCGATCGTGCCATTAATTCCTTCCTGCGCCAGCAGAATCGTGCCACGAATTTCTTGCTCTTGACACAGAGCCAGTAAAGGAGCGCGCAACTCCACATAATCTGGGAGAGAAACGAACTTGTAAAAAGCAGCAACCAACATGAGAGATGAAGAATCAGGGATTCTAGTTTAGCGTTTTCCGTCTAAAGTTTGATCCAGAAAAACGGGCGAAAGAGAATACTGAGCGATCGAGATAAAATAGGAATACTTTCAGGAGGTGAATCCTGTGACCGCCTCAATTACGTTACAACTTCCAGAACGACTCTATCAACGTTTGGTCAGCACTGCTCAAGCAACTCAGCAGCCATTGGAAGCTGTCATTCTCCATGCGCTAGAAGTCGGAAGCCCTCCAGATTGGGATGACGTTCCCGAAGAATTTCAGGTGGACTTAGCTGCTCTCGATCGATTAGACGACAATGCACTCTGGTCGATCGCCCGGAGCCATCAACATTCACCTGACACAGCCCGGTATGATGAATTGCTCGAACTCAATCGAGAAAGCAGCTTGAGTGATACTGAAAAACTTGAACTTGCTCAACTCAGACAAACAGCCGATGCTTTCATGCTTCGTAAAGCCCATGCAGCAACGCTCTTGCGCTGGCGCGGACACCTGATCCCAACGCCTTAAAAATTTGTGTCAAACTACATTCCAGTTGAGCTACGAAATCAGATTGAAATCAGCGATCGCGGTCGGTGCTGCTACTGTTTGACTCAAGCAGTCAACAGTGGAATTGATCTATCCTTTGATCACATTCTTCCACGCTCAAAGGGAGGAAAAACAGTCTTTGAAAATGTCTGCCTTGCTTGTCGAGCCTGCAACGAATTCAAATCAGATACGACAGAATCTACTGACCCACTCACTGCAACCACCGTTCCCTTGTTCAATCCACGCTGTCAAAACTGGAATGATCACTTTACCTGGAGTGAGGATGGTACAACTGTCGAAGGGCTAACTGTAGTTGGGCGATCGACGATTTTGGCATTGCAGATGAATCGAGCAATTATTCGAGTCGCTCGAAAACGTTGGGTATCGAGTGGATGGCATCCACCTAAAGATTGAGGCAGACAAATACCCAGCAGAGACTCGATCACTTAATGCGACGTGGTTTTAAGCAGTTGAAGAACTTTCGGCATCGGGAGAATGTGCAAAGAGTTTGTTCAGAATAGGCGAATTGATGAAGTCTTGGGCAAATTACTGACGTTACTGAGTCGGGGGGAATACTGTATCAGTATGTGCTGAGATCCCCCTAGGCAACATGAGTAAAAAAGAACTAAGTGAAGCTGATATTTGCGATCGCTACATTACCCCATCAATCCACAATGCAGGCTGGAAAAAGAGCCAGATTCGACGCGAGTATTACTTCACAGACGGTCAGATGCTCGTTCGGGGTCAGATGACCGGACGGGGAAAACGGAAGTTTGCAGACTATCTGTTGTTTTATCAAACGAATCAGCCGATCGCGATTATTGAGGCGAAGGACAATAACCATAGCGTTCGAGCGGGGATGCAGCAGGCACTTGCCTATGCCGAGGTGTTGGAGGTTCCCTTTGTGTTTTCTTCTAATGGGGACGGGTTTGTGCTGCACGATCGCAGTGGGACTTATGCTCAAGTCGAACAAGATATTAGCCTGGATGCGTTTCCGTCACCAGATGAGCTATGGGAGCGCTATAAGCAGTGGAAGCAGCTTCAGGATGCGAATGAAGCGTTGCTGAGTTCGTCGTATTTTGTGGAGATTGGTGGGAAAGAGCCTCGGTATTATCAGCAGCTTGCGGTGAATCGGACGATCGAAGCGATCGCACGGGGTCAAAAGCGGTGTTTGCTAGTGATGGCGACTGGAGCCGGAAAGACTTATACCGTTTTCAATATCATCTGGCGACTCTGGAAAACGAAGGTGGCAAAGCGGATTTTATTTCTTGCCGATCGCAATGCGCTGGTAGACCAGACGATCGTGAATGATTTTCGTCCCTTTGGTGAGGTGATGACGAAGCTCGATCGCAGGCTCGTCGATGAAACGGGACGGATGAATACGTCTTACGAGATTTATCTGGGTTTGTATCAGGCGATTATTGGTCATGAGGAGCGCGACAACCTTTACGAAAAGTTCGATCGTGATTTCTTCGATTTGGTGGTGATTGATGAGTGTCATCGAGGCAGCGCGGCAGAAGATTCCAATTGGCGGCAGGTGCTGGATTATTTTTCAGATGCAATTCAGGTCGGGCTGACTGCAACACCCAAGGAAACGAAGTACGTCTCGAATATTGATTATTTTGGGGAGCCGATTTTCCAATACTCGTTGAAACAGGGGATCGAGGATGGGTTTCTGGCTCCGTTTCGAGTGGTGCGAGTCAATTTGGATAAAGATCTGGACGGATGGACACCTGAAGCTGGAGAATCCGACGATTTGGGGCAGTTGATTGAGGAACGGGAATATAACCTGCGGGACTACGATCGCACGATTTTCTTCAAACAGCGGACTGAGTTGGTGGCGGAATATGTGAGCCAATTTCTGCATGAGGGTGATCCGATGCGGAAGACGATCGTGTTTTGTGAAAATATTTTCCATGCGGAACAGATGCGAAGCGCGATCGCGAACGTGGATTTGAACCGGGAATTGGTTCAGAAAGATCATCGCTACGTTATGCAGATTACGGGCGATGAGAAGGAAGGGAAGGCGCAATTGGATAACTTTATCAATCCGAAAGAAGCTTATCCAGTGATTGCGACGACCTCGAAGTTGATGACGACTGGGGTGGATGCTCAGACGTGTCAGGTGATTGTGCTCGATCGACGGATTCAATCGATGACGGAGTTTAAGCAGATCATTGGGCGGGGCACTCGGTTGCGTCCTGATTATGGCAAGAATTACTTCACGATTATTGATTTTCGCGGGGCGACTCAGCTTTTTGAAGACAAGGATTGGGATGGGCCACCGATTCAAGATCAGGAATTTGGTCAGGGGGGACGATCGACGGATTCTCAATCCGAGGGTGAAGAAAATGGCGGAAATGAGACAGAGACGAGAGAGCAACTGAAGTATCAGGTGAGTCGCCAAGAGTTTCAAGTTGCGAGGGAGCGGGTGAGCTACTACGGCAAAAATGGTGAACTGACCACGGAATCGCTGAAAGACTATACTCGCCGTACTGTGAGTGAGACTTATCAGTCGCTCGATCGCTTTTTGACCAAGTGGCATGAAGTCGATCGTAAGCAAGCGATTCTCGATGAGTTGAGAGAGCATGGCGTGATTGTGGAAGCCCTAGAAGAGATGGTGGGCAAGGATTATGACTTGTTTGATTTGGTTTGCTATGTGGCGTTCGATCGTCCACCTTTAACCCGGAAGGAACGGGCGGAGAAGGTTCGCAAGCGGGATGTGTTTGCCAAGTACAGTGGAGCGGCGCGATCGGTGTTGGATGCGTTGCTGGATAAGTATGCAGATCAGGGCGTGATCTCGATCGAGGATGGAACGGTTTTACAGCTTGATCCGTTTACCCAGATGGGGACGACGGTGGAATTGGTCAGAAGCTTTGGAGGGAAGCAACAATACAAAGCTGCTGTTCGGGAATTGGCGCAACTGCTGTACGAAGATCAGGGCGCTTGAGCTTTTTGACCGATTTGGGGTACAACTGTCTCTTAGTCTGCAAGGGAGAACAGTTGTATGTCGCTAAGTGCCACCATCAAATCGATTCAAGACATCATGCGAAAAGATGTGGGGGTGGATGGCGATGCTCAACGGATCGGGCAGTTGGGCTGGATGCTGTTTTACAAGATTTTTAGCGATCAGGATGCGGAGTTAGAAATCAATGAAGAGGATTATGAGTCTCCGATTCCGTTAAATTTGCGCTGGCATGAGTGGGCAGACAGCGATCGATTGGGAAAGAATGCGCTGACTGGGAAGGATTTGCTGGAGTTGATTGATGGGCAATTGTTTCCCAAGCTTAAAACCTTGGAGGTGGATGAGCTAGAGGGTGTTGCTAGAGAGCGAGCGTTATTGCTGCGGAGTGTGTTTGAGGATGCCTACAACTACATGAAGTCGGGGACGCTGCTGCGGCAGGTCGTGGATAAGATTAACGAAAGCATCGATTTTAATCAGTCTAAGACGCGGCATTTGTTTGGGGATCTG is part of the Leptolyngbya boryana PCC 6306 genome and harbors:
- a CDS encoding DUF3368 domain-containing protein, producing the protein MIIVSDTSAIGNLAIVNHLWLLQSIYGKVLIPDVVAQELSNASRPEIKAVLSLDWIETKAIVDLAMANTLQQDQNLDPGESYAIVLALEQQADELLMDERRGRQEAAKLGIPIIGILGILLIAKQRQLIPKVQPILDALIQQASFRVSSALYTQILLQAKETQ
- a CDS encoding UPF0175 family protein produces the protein MQITIDIPDSLHLSEAELRSELAIALFQQDRVSLGSASKIAGMHIMDFQKLIGDRGICIHYDVEEFQQDVQHLQERGWL
- a CDS encoding NACHT domain-containing protein yields the protein MTFDFQSYFASIRTTYAKWWEYYTLTDATGKQRQSREASPFFDFGLMVQTVKREERDRQTEEKVERFSVLDGLRKYADQQVLLVGRPGSGKSTALARLMLEEATNQQARIPVLVELRYWQGSIEQLIHDSLIRHEMPAEQVETALKNALILFDGVNELPSEEARSQLSAFRRNHPKLPMIFTTRDLSIGGDLGIEKKLEMQPLSEVQMREFVRAYVPEQAEQMLWQLKARLRELGQTPLLLWMLCSLFQRTGTIPENLGLVFRGFTQGYEQYLKEDVRIESDKAWWKPVLQQLAWVMMQGEKPTEFRVAISREAAVRAIAQFLEEKVPYAEDFTRKCLRDLQKHHLIQAGTNQEELEFRHQLIQEYYAAEALLEQLPRLNDETLKKEYLNYLKWTEPTAMALSLAEDEVQVLRLIELAVSIDLVFGAKLIKHTKPELQNINIALLNSKTPSQTLRIRLLGFTKSDHAIPFLREQLSTNNPFTDFRVIQALGEIGSKTAKSILFEEAFRNADSDMFTFKDFSYSQLIKILGDISDETDIPHLVNLVKNLGSKSLLPGLLSIGETIDAIAKIGGDKAICALQELLNDKTILNNRVSIASSITFGLQKIGTPQAIYILVEALANSNEEVQSSALEALSRTDFEIKSSMLLEALNSRDTTVRHAAAIALGSSSFDITLPYLLDALSSQDLTISWRAAKLMSDLGKPEQLKYLSNLLQTDFRDNGLFNPLDSILEIQERCKFYNYEVYQAYLEPQKIDRQIPQNSDLTHTIINNYPNVTEVKQTIMSNSSKYNFSNAQKVQIFEQVNTYIENTHPTDPEIKKAIADLTLLLTQLQTQHPQVKTESQALTILDAEFTKIQHSTTHPLVTLRQQLLNPERHLQAIKATLAEIAKHYLEESVWSKAAITYLDKMSETPDQGA
- a CDS encoding pyridoxal phosphate-dependent aminotransferase; this translates as MKLAGRVSQVTPSLTLAIDAKAKAMKRDGIDVCSFSAGEPDFDTPDHIKQAAVDALKQGKTRYGPAAGEPLLREAIAHKLQTENQLSYAPENIIVTNGGKHSLYNLMMAMIDPGDEVIIPAPYWVSYPEMVKLAGGVPVIVKTTAETGYKITPEQLRQAITDKTQLFILNSPSNPTGMVYTPDEIRAIAQVIVEKNIYVVSDEIYERLLYDGAEHLSIGAVSPEAFERTIISHGFAKAYSMTGWRVGYLAGNLDLIKAVTKIQGHSTSNVCTFAQYGAIAAYEGSQDCVEKMRQAFAERRQVMFDGVTAIPKLTCVKPDGAFYLFINISQLGMTSLEFCDGLLTEQKVAGIPGIAFDADDHIRFSYATDMNTIERGLDRLAAFVKSKI